In a genomic window of Plutella xylostella chromosome 16, ilPluXylo3.1, whole genome shotgun sequence:
- the LOC105393553 gene encoding uncharacterized protein LOC105393553 isoform X2 yields the protein MEDYELDHGSPSKYWDISNTQEPEKDSRAEEKALSKVFRTENFLRKQGPAAPIEESSDVIEGNHHDDDKDIGEPDDFEVRRRRTSHFLRSRLNERRSHLETVRRTKLNSQSKINHLEHVNKIQY from the exons ATGGAAGATTACGAATTAGATCATGGGTCCCCATCCAAGTACTGGGACATCAGCAACACCCAGGAGCCAGAAAAAGACAGCAGAGCTGAAGAAAAGGCATTGAGCAAAGTTTTCAGGACTGAAAACTTTTTACGTAAACAAG GTCCTGCTGCACCTATCGAGGAGTCGAGTGACGTCATCGAGGGCAATCATCATGATGACGATAAGGATATCGGAGAACCAGACGATT tcgAAGTCAGAAGACGACGAACATCGCACTTCCTTCGGTCCAGGCTGAATGAGAGGCGATCACACCTGGAAACGGTCAGGAGGACCAAGTTGAACTCACAAAGCAAAATTAACCATTTGGAACATGTTAACAAGATTCAATATTGA
- the LOC105393553 gene encoding uncharacterized protein LOC105393553 isoform X1, with the protein MVQCSSSLSVAVLCFSIVNGVLSKSQPLVEVDDSLHKAKIQMEDYELDHGSPSKYWDISNTQEPEKDSRAEEKALSKVFRTENFLRKQGPAAPIEESSDVIEGNHHDDDKDIGEPDDFEVRRRRTSHFLRSRLNERRSHLETVRRTKLNSQSKINHLEHVNKIQY; encoded by the exons ATGGTTCAGTGTTCATCATCATTGTCCGTAGCTGTGCTGTGTTTCTCGATTGTAAAT GGAGTACTATCAAAATCACAACCATTAGTAGAGGTGGATGACAGTCTTCATAAGGCGAAAATTCAAATGGAAGATTACGAATTAGATCATGGGTCCCCATCCAAGTACTGGGACATCAGCAACACCCAGGAGCCAGAAAAAGACAGCAGAGCTGAAGAAAAGGCATTGAGCAAAGTTTTCAGGACTGAAAACTTTTTACGTAAACAAG GTCCTGCTGCACCTATCGAGGAGTCGAGTGACGTCATCGAGGGCAATCATCATGATGACGATAAGGATATCGGAGAACCAGACGATT tcgAAGTCAGAAGACGACGAACATCGCACTTCCTTCGGTCCAGGCTGAATGAGAGGCGATCACACCTGGAAACGGTCAGGAGGACCAAGTTGAACTCACAAAGCAAAATTAACCATTTGGAACATGTTAACAAGATTCAATATTGA